A stretch of Acropora palmata chromosome 9, jaAcrPala1.3, whole genome shotgun sequence DNA encodes these proteins:
- the LOC141891783 gene encoding A disintegrin and metalloproteinase with thrombospondin motifs 6-like: protein MIHLGMKRSELEEYFGVISRDEVPEYDVTTPFRTDESGAYLSHDLEPHLARQVQSAQRPNVWYFNMKAFGKSLHLNLTRNTDFLSSGLKAERYQNGSVSYEDLPENYFLKGHVSSAPGSSVSISNYNGLMGFVQLMDQTLVLQPLANHLLPVSSTQGKAHLIYRRSINNGFTNVYPESGIVGQEDAGSIDADDRIPQQHYFLQIGLVADKNVISAHGARTKPMLMRLVFLLNNIYQDHSIGRRKITIKLTLMQLLEDGLDYGKSPSNPSKLNALKKWTKAKVPTHKRPDVMTLISRGGVGGLADYAQICKSTSHAVCNDLGLQTVLTLAHETAHTLGVDHDNQPPDCLNGKFIMATSVPGGPLATKWSPCSNERIQDLLKNDPQCLLDGAGKRTTYLTAFKGLMPGAAVNADEQCQMEYGKGFRHCPYKQSDCGSLYCTPDGRSCLSKIAPPIDGTRCAPRRWCISGECVDDGSTKVNGGWSGWSSQWSACTRRCGGGLQWKTRTCTNPKPANGGEDCEGDSRSSFRVCRTSPCPANTVHYRTEQCQAFGDRFTSFYYRGGNDACNLYCLFGGFYSPKGWVKDGTKCHPHDGIDACIGGKCVSVGCDKVVGSGAEFDRCGVCNGDSTSCTEVIKEFKEDHQVKGLENGKVMFVVPKRSRRILVYEKAADKNQIAIKDSKGNLLIKPGRRGKRFQAAGVNAIYGKKNNREFFSISGPTKESLSFLFVYRGLSSGGVVLKYLKRKTSTIIPADDVHWITDEKAGWSACSETCAGGIQTRIVKCKRKDDSTIVAEALCQKSKPKPDMQRPCNTEPCPPEWHFSAWTSCSKTCGNGQSIRTATCKQKVKNPTEYREIEEEKCMQPKPGQLMQRCFRMRCPAEWIPSKWGECSKSCSGGIMTRTLNCKKEVGEGEYNDLPEGSCKDAIKPPVTEACNVDIICKRKTKV from the exons ATG ATTCATCTCGGTATGAAGCGTAGTGAACTTGAAGAGTACTTTGGTGTGATTTCGCGTGATGAAG TCCCTGAATACGATGTAACAACACCATTTCGAACTGATGAAAGTGGAGCGTATTTGTCGCATGATTTGGAACCACACCTCGCTAGACAGGTTCAATCCGCTCAAAGGCCAAACGTTTGGTATTTTAACATGAAAGCTTTTGGAAAGTCACTGCATCTGAATCTCACTAGAAACACTGACTTCCTTTCATCTGGTCTGAAAGCAGAGCGGTACCAGAATGGAAGTGTGTCTTATGAAGATTTGcctgaaaattattttttgaaagGCCACGTCAGTTCAGCCCCGGGATCCTCGGTTTCCATCAGCAATTATAATGGTCTG atgggATTTGTTCAGCTGATGGATCAAACTTTAGTTCTTCAACCACTGGCCAATCATCTCTTGCCTGTCAGTTCTACTCAAGGCAAAGCTCATCTCATTTACAGACGCTCAATAAACAACGGGTTTACCAACG TTTATCCTGAATCAGGCATTGTGGGACAGGAAGACGCGGGATCGATCGATGCAGATGACAGAATTCCACAGCAACACTATTTCCTTCAAATTGGATTGGTGGCGGACAAGAATGTCATTTCAGCGCATGGAGCCAGAACTAAGCCAATGTTGATGAGGCTGGTATTCCTT CTGAACAACATTTATCAAGACCATTCGATCGGCCGTCGGAAAATTACAATCAAGCTGACTCTAATGCAGCTATTAGAGGATGGA CTTGACTATGGAAAATCACCCAGCAACCCATCCAAGTTGAATGCCCTCAAAAAGTGGACAAAGGCTAAAGTTCCAACTCACAAAAGGCCTGATGTGATGACGCTAATTTCCCG GGGAGGCGTGGGAG GTTTGGCAGATTACGCTCAAATATGTAAAAGCACTTCTCATGCTGTGTGCAATGACTTGGGACTTCAAACAGTTCTTACATTGGCACACGAAACTGCGCATAC CCTTGGAGTGGATCACGACAACCAACCTCCTGATTGCCTCAATGGAAAATTTATCATGGCAACTTCAGTTCCCGGAGGACCACTGGCAACTAAGTGGTCTCCTTGTAGTAATGAAAGAATTCAAGATTTGTTGAA AAATGATCCACAGTGTCTCCTGGATGGAGCTGGGAAAAGGACGACATACTTGACTGCCTTTAAAGGACTTATGCCAGGGGCAGCTGTCAACGCAGATGAGCAGTGCCAGATGGAGTATGGAAAGGGATTTCGACACTGCCCGTATAAACAG TCTGATTGTGGCTCACTCTACTGTACCCCTGATGGACGATCCTGCCTAAGCAAAATTGCTCCACCGATCGACGGCACGCGCTGTGCACCAAGACGA TGGTGTATCAGTGGTGAATGTGTCGATGACGGTTCCACCAAAGTCAATGGCGGGTGGAGTGGATGGAGTAGTCAATGGTCGGCATGCACAAGGAGGTGTGGCGGAGGACTACAATGGAAAACAAGGACGTGCACAAATCCAAA ACCGGCAAATGGCGGCGAGGACTGCGAGGGAGATTCCAGAAGCTCTTTTAGAGTCTGTAGAACGAGC CCCTGTCCAGCTAACACCGTTCATTACCGCACAGAACAATGCCAGGCATTTGGTGATAGGTTTACCTCGTTTTACTACAGGGGAGGAAATG ACGCTTGTAACTTGTACTGCTTATTCGGCGGCTTTTATTCTCCCAAGGGGTGGGTAAAGGATGGTACAAAATGTCATCCACATGATGGCATTGACGCTTGCATTGGTGGAAAGTGCGTG TCTGTAGGCTGTGACAAGGTTGTTGGCTCTGGGGCAGAGTTTGATCGTTGTGGAGTTTGCAATGGGGATAGTACATCGTGCACAGAAGTTATCAAAGAGTTCAAGGAAGACCACCAAGTAAAAG GACTTGAAAATGGCAAAGTTATGTTCGTGGTTCCAAAGAGATCAAGACGAATCTTGGTGTACGAGAAAGCTGCTGACAAGAACCAAATAG CAATAAAGGATTCAAAAGGAAACCTTCTGATCAAGCCTGGTAGACGTGGAAAACGGTTTCAAGCTGCAGGAGTGAACGCAATATACGGCAAAAAGAATAATAGAGAGTTTTTCTCAATCAGTGGACCCACTAAAGAATCTCTCTCATTCTTG TTTGTATACAGAGGATTGTCGAGCGGCGGCGTGGTCTTAAAATACCTCAAGAGAAAAACGTCAACAATTATCCCAGCGGACGATGTACATTGGATTACTGATGAGAAAGCAGGCTGGTCCGCCTGTTCTGAAACTTGCGCAGGAG GAATTCAAACGAGGATTGTAAAATGCAAACGGAAGGATGACAGCACAATCGTCGCAGAAGCACTTTGCCAGAAATCAAAGCCAAAACCTGACATGCAGAGACCGTGCAACACAGAGCCTTGCCCTCCAGA ATGGCATTTCTCTGCATGGACGTCCTGCTCAAAAACTTGCGGAAACGGACAATCAATACGCACAGCAACCTGCAAGCAGAAAGTCAAGAACCCAACAGAATATCGAGAAATTGAAGAGGAGAAGTGCATGCAACCAAAACCCGGTCAATTAATGCAACGTTGTTTTAGAATGCGCTGTCCAGCCGAATGGATTCCATCTAAATGGGGAGAG TGCTCCAAGAGTTGCAGTGGTGGTATAATGACTCGTACATTGAACTGCAAAAAGGAAGTTGGCGAGGGCGAATACAACGATCTTCCAGAAGGGTCATGTAAAGATGCAATTAAACCTCCGGTCACCGAAGCGTGCAATGTCGACATTATTTGCAAA aGGAAAACAAAGGTCTGA